From a single Candidatus Delongbacteria bacterium genomic region:
- the mutS gene encoding DNA mismatch repair protein MutS translates to MIRQYQEIKQRFPGLVLFYRMGDFYEMFFDDARIAHEVLGISLTSRGQHKGEDVPLAGFPYHALEPYLTRMVKAGYRVAICEQVEDPRKAKGLVKRDVVEVVTAGTNFTPAVIGSADNNFLAALCPVGGAFALAWADLTTGEFRTGEYSERDLRMLLSGLEPAEILLPRGSHKQLTALCGKAVCTRMEDWFFDTETARRDLLEHFGTASLKGFGIEQLPGAIAACGALLSYAKENLRRQLEHLVSIRRYDIKGNLQLDPSTRRNLELVRSLSGDSGPTLLGVLDRSITPMGHRLLVSRLHAIPARLDVIRERQTAIGQLIPNSSSCDTLQRELARVGDLERMIARLAAGKANARDVVQLGQALETLPGIRDCLGFAHDGLLAELRDKLDPLPEVTTWIRETLVSSPALSLTNGGLIRDGVSPVLDELREILVSGKDWIRGVEQAERERSGIQSLKIRFNKVFGYYIEISRSNLDKVPENYIRRQTLANAERYVTPELKEQEEKVLHAEERIGILELDLFQALVDRIRPHYSVLQRNAAALARLDWLQSLAAVAQRQNWCCPELVESGEMHLHQARHPVIETVLPPGETFVPNDVILSSSREQVLLITGPNMAGKSTYLRMVGLITLLAHMGSWVPATRATIPVRDQIFTRVGASDNLAKGESTFLVEMNEAAYILNNATSSSLVLLDEIGRGTSTFDGLSLAWAITEYLHERPGSQALTLFATHYHELVDLESSLVRLRNFNIRVKEFGDRVIFTREVVPGGCSHSYGIEVARMAGIPPTVIQRAREVLSRLEANEYTRDMTPSLQQRSLEPSRVAEQLTLFQSPDSDLRELLRRADLENLTPLQAMSLLIELRSLL, encoded by the coding sequence ATGATTCGGCAGTACCAGGAGATCAAGCAGCGGTTTCCCGGTCTGGTGCTGTTCTATCGGATGGGCGACTTCTACGAGATGTTCTTCGATGACGCGCGCATCGCGCACGAGGTGCTGGGCATCTCGCTGACCAGCCGTGGCCAGCACAAGGGTGAAGATGTTCCGCTGGCCGGCTTCCCGTATCACGCATTGGAACCTTACCTGACCCGGATGGTCAAGGCCGGCTACCGGGTGGCGATCTGCGAGCAGGTGGAAGACCCGCGCAAGGCCAAAGGCCTGGTCAAGCGAGATGTGGTGGAAGTCGTGACCGCCGGGACCAATTTCACGCCCGCCGTGATCGGTTCCGCCGACAATAATTTTCTGGCGGCGCTCTGCCCGGTTGGCGGCGCGTTTGCCCTTGCCTGGGCCGATCTGACCACGGGCGAGTTCCGCACGGGCGAGTACAGCGAACGCGATCTGCGCATGTTGCTGTCCGGCCTGGAGCCCGCCGAAATCCTCCTGCCCAGGGGGTCCCACAAACAGTTGACGGCCCTCTGCGGCAAGGCGGTGTGTACGCGGATGGAGGATTGGTTCTTCGATACGGAGACCGCCCGCCGCGATCTGCTGGAACACTTCGGGACCGCCTCGCTCAAAGGATTCGGCATCGAGCAGCTTCCCGGTGCGATCGCCGCCTGCGGAGCCCTGCTGTCCTATGCCAAGGAGAACCTGCGTCGTCAGCTGGAGCATCTGGTCAGCATTCGGCGCTACGACATCAAGGGCAATCTGCAGCTGGATCCGTCCACGCGACGTAACCTGGAACTGGTGCGCAGTCTTTCCGGTGACTCCGGTCCCACCTTGTTGGGTGTCCTGGATCGCAGCATCACTCCCATGGGCCACCGCCTGCTGGTGAGTCGTCTGCACGCGATTCCTGCCCGACTGGATGTGATCCGCGAGCGCCAGACCGCCATTGGCCAATTGATCCCGAATTCTTCATCGTGTGATACGCTGCAACGCGAACTGGCCCGCGTGGGGGATCTGGAGCGAATGATCGCCCGTCTGGCGGCCGGCAAGGCCAATGCACGCGATGTGGTGCAGCTTGGGCAAGCGCTCGAGACGCTGCCCGGGATCCGCGACTGCCTGGGATTCGCCCATGACGGCTTGTTGGCGGAACTGCGTGACAAGCTGGACCCTTTGCCCGAAGTGACAACCTGGATCCGTGAGACACTTGTGAGCTCGCCGGCCCTGTCACTGACGAATGGCGGTCTGATCCGCGATGGAGTCAGTCCGGTTCTCGATGAGCTGCGGGAAATCCTGGTCAGCGGCAAGGACTGGATCCGGGGTGTGGAACAGGCCGAACGCGAACGCAGCGGCATCCAGAGCCTGAAGATCCGCTTCAACAAGGTCTTCGGGTACTACATCGAGATCTCGCGTTCCAATCTGGACAAGGTTCCCGAGAACTATATCCGGCGCCAGACGCTGGCCAATGCCGAACGCTATGTCACCCCCGAGCTCAAGGAACAGGAAGAGAAGGTGCTGCACGCCGAGGAGCGCATCGGAATCCTGGAGCTTGACCTGTTCCAGGCACTTGTCGATCGCATCCGTCCGCACTATTCCGTGCTCCAGCGCAACGCGGCGGCGCTTGCCCGACTGGACTGGCTGCAGAGTCTGGCAGCGGTGGCCCAGCGGCAGAACTGGTGCTGTCCCGAACTGGTTGAGAGCGGCGAGATGCACCTGCATCAGGCCCGCCATCCAGTGATCGAGACCGTTCTGCCACCGGGCGAAACCTTCGTGCCCAATGATGTGATCCTGTCCAGCAGCCGTGAACAGGTGCTGCTGATCACCGGGCCCAACATGGCTGGCAAGAGTACCTATCTGCGCATGGTGGGTTTGATCACACTGCTGGCTCACATGGGCAGCTGGGTCCCGGCCACCCGGGCCACGATCCCTGTGCGCGACCAGATCTTCACCCGGGTGGGGGCCAGCGACAACCTGGCCAAGGGTGAGTCCACCTTCCTGGTGGAGATGAACGAAGCCGCCTACATCCTCAACAATGCCACCTCGTCCAGTTTGGTCCTGCTGGATGAAATCGGTCGCGGGACCAGCACCTTCGACGGTCTCTCGCTGGCCTGGGCGATCACGGAGTATCTGCACGAGCGGCCGGGCAGCCAGGCGCTGACGCTCTTCGCCACCCATTACCACGAGCTGGTGGATCTGGAAAGCAGCCTGGTGCGCCTGCGCAATTTCAACATCCGGGTCAAGGAATTCGGCGACAGGGTAATCTTCACCCGGGAAGTGGTTCCCGGTGGCTGCAGTCACAGTTACGGAATCGAAGTCGCGCGCATGGCGGGAATCCCGCCCACCGTGATCCAGCGTGCCCGGGAAGTACTGTCGCGCCTCGAAGCCAATGAGTATACGCGGGACATGACTCCCAGCCTGCAGCAACGCTCGCTCGAACCTTCCAGAGTGGCTGAGCAGTTGACCTTGTTCCAGTCTCCGGACTCGGACCTGCGCGAGCTTCTGCGTCGCGCGGACCTGGAAAACCTGACCCCCCTGCAGGCGATGAGCCTGCTGATCGAGCTGCGATCCCTGCTCTAG
- a CDS encoding SPOR domain-containing protein, whose protein sequence is MITRHHWGSFFGYHGAGLLPGLFVLCLLLAAPACSAWSEADWLAGRLPESGETVIPKDAEGLVRAVRLGDPRAMLYAIRSLDRETTTAWVRREALLLILQHFCITDALDSLDVRRRQLHDLYGLVFACAGDPGLAVVPDTRVHWCLQLGAFSSKSNASRLLNRLKHEGQSLRVVEEGGLFRALAGSWASEEEAQRMAADWKRRGLISECSVREEP, encoded by the coding sequence GTGATCACAAGACACCACTGGGGCTCGTTCTTCGGGTACCACGGGGCCGGGCTTCTGCCCGGCCTGTTTGTTTTGTGCCTGCTGCTGGCCGCGCCGGCGTGCAGCGCCTGGAGCGAAGCCGACTGGCTGGCGGGCAGATTGCCCGAGTCGGGCGAGACCGTGATACCCAAGGATGCGGAAGGTCTGGTCCGGGCCGTCCGCCTGGGCGACCCGCGCGCCATGCTGTACGCCATCCGCAGTCTCGACCGCGAGACAACCACGGCTTGGGTGCGCCGCGAGGCGCTGTTGCTGATCCTGCAGCACTTCTGCATCACGGATGCTCTGGACTCGCTTGATGTGCGCCGACGGCAACTCCACGATCTGTACGGTCTGGTCTTCGCCTGCGCTGGAGATCCCGGTCTGGCGGTCGTGCCCGACACGCGCGTGCACTGGTGTCTGCAGCTGGGTGCTTTCTCGAGCAAATCCAATGCGTCCCGCCTGCTGAATCGTCTCAAACACGAAGGGCAATCCTTGCGGGTTGTGGAAGAAGGGGGACTCTTCCGGGCGCTGGCAGGCAGCTGGGCCAGTGAAGAAGAAGCACAACGCATGGCCGCGGACTGGAAGCGGCGCGGTCTGATTTCCGAGTGCTCGGTTCGGGAGGAGCCGTGA
- a CDS encoding tetratricopeptide repeat protein codes for MTSFLSLIMLAIVAAALYVLYRMFENRSSRPSHDHYVDGLDAMVRKDYREAAQCFRQAVEADSDHVLAYEKLGNVYRELGDIRRAAKIHRDLTVRAGLAPDQLARIQLSLCDDLLLLDRPEEARQAAEKAAQADRRNIAVQLRLLELNESAGRLEEAMAALKRVETLGQQDLKETRARLKVGLALLQIQTNKGRAGRVLLKEALKDHPRCFKAMLLIGDSYQIEGRIEDALQAWERIPFEVPEEGWQVFERIEKVYFENGRFGDVESLYRRVIQKSPENPDAWVALAQFYERKGELEQAVTLCREGLEKTGRSIDVARMMIRLLGRKGDSRELIVFTSQLVERLMEGSRQERRKRAVPRPAGAEASSSDPESVEE; via the coding sequence ATGACCTCCTTCCTGTCCCTGATCATGCTGGCCATCGTTGCCGCAGCCCTGTATGTTCTATACCGGATGTTCGAGAACCGCAGCAGTCGGCCGAGCCACGACCACTACGTCGATGGTCTGGACGCCATGGTCCGCAAGGACTATCGCGAAGCGGCCCAGTGTTTCCGCCAGGCGGTGGAAGCGGACAGTGATCACGTACTGGCCTACGAGAAACTGGGCAATGTATACCGCGAACTGGGTGACATCCGTCGGGCGGCCAAGATCCACCGTGATCTTACCGTGCGGGCGGGGCTGGCTCCCGACCAGCTGGCCAGGATCCAGTTGAGCCTGTGTGACGACCTGCTGCTGCTCGATCGCCCCGAAGAAGCTCGTCAGGCCGCTGAGAAAGCTGCTCAGGCCGACAGGCGCAACATTGCCGTGCAACTGCGCCTGCTTGAACTGAATGAATCGGCGGGTCGCCTTGAAGAGGCCATGGCCGCTCTCAAGCGGGTCGAAACTCTGGGTCAGCAGGACCTCAAGGAAACCCGTGCACGACTCAAGGTCGGTCTGGCCCTTCTGCAGATCCAGACCAACAAGGGACGCGCGGGACGTGTCCTGCTGAAGGAAGCCCTCAAGGATCATCCCCGGTGTTTCAAGGCGATGCTGCTGATCGGTGATTCCTACCAGATCGAAGGCCGCATCGAAGACGCCCTGCAGGCCTGGGAGCGAATTCCCTTTGAGGTGCCTGAAGAAGGCTGGCAGGTGTTCGAACGCATCGAGAAGGTCTACTTCGAGAATGGACGTTTCGGGGATGTGGAGTCCCTGTACCGTCGCGTGATCCAGAAATCCCCCGAGAATCCGGACGCCTGGGTGGCTCTGGCGCAGTTCTACGAGCGCAAGGGCGAACTTGAACAGGCCGTCACACTGTGCCGCGAAGGGCTTGAGAAGACAGGACGCAGCATCGACGTTGCCCGGATGATGATTCGACTGCTGGGCCGCAAGGGCGACAGTCGCGAACTGATCGTGTTCACGTCCCAACTGGTTGAGCGCCTGATGGAAGGTTCCCGGCAGGAACGGCGCAAACGTGCCGTCCCGCGTCCGGCAGGTGCCGAGGCAAGCTCTTCCGATCCGGAATCCGTCGAAGAGTGA
- a CDS encoding LapA family protein: protein MWFLRWFVTFLVLLFCVWFATANLDPVGLNNPWSGQYHTMPVAVLVLGSIATGIAIWGVVSFFASLGLRSEIRTLNRRNRELKSELTRLRNMSVLEDHELFGPLDERDATFPGAGGADSRQQGADR, encoded by the coding sequence ATGTGGTTTCTGCGCTGGTTCGTGACCTTTTTGGTGCTGCTGTTCTGCGTCTGGTTCGCCACGGCGAATCTGGATCCGGTGGGACTCAACAATCCCTGGAGTGGTCAGTATCACACCATGCCCGTTGCCGTGCTCGTGCTCGGTTCGATCGCCACCGGCATCGCGATCTGGGGAGTGGTTTCCTTCTTCGCCAGCCTGGGGCTGCGCAGCGAAATCCGCACTCTCAATCGCCGCAACCGGGAACTGAAGAGCGAACTTACCCGGCTGCGCAACATGAGTGTTCTCGAAGACCACGAACTCTTCGGACCGCTTGACGAACGTGATGCAACATTCCCGGGCGCCGGGGGCGCGGATTCTCGCCAGCAGGGAGCCGACCGATGA
- the miaB gene encoding tRNA (N6-isopentenyl adenosine(37)-C2)-methylthiotransferase MiaB: MPHSLKVYIETYGCQMNEYDSELVASLLEQDSHRLVPTLDDADVVLVNTCAVRENAEQRVFAQLARYKKAKEARSGDMTIGILGCMSQHLKESITAAHPYVDLVCGPDQYRQLPAVIRDLTVSREQQYILINKDRTENYDQIYPARKTGVNAWVTVMRGCDNMCSFCIVPFTRGRERSRSIASVVEECVKLAGEGFREVTLLGQNVNSYKDGDQQFADLLQAVSHVDGIDRIRFTSPHPKDFSDAMMDQMAHNPKVCKHMHLPMQAGNDRVLDVMRRHYTHEEFAQLVQRARERVPGIGFSTDIIVGFPTETAEEFEDTLRLVEKVRFESAFTFEYSPREGAPSARWEDDVTPVEKNRRLRELVALQQSITMEKAAECVGRSFEVLLEGPSRKQDSELVGRSSCNRVVVVPEDPRWTEGTLVTVAVDRAVNFTLKGCVTAVEGIPLERLPADWKPRPRRARA, encoded by the coding sequence ATGCCGCACTCGCTCAAGGTTTACATCGAAACCTATGGCTGCCAGATGAACGAATACGATTCCGAGCTGGTGGCCAGCCTGCTTGAACAGGACAGCCATCGCCTGGTGCCCACTCTGGATGATGCGGATGTGGTGTTGGTGAACACCTGCGCGGTGCGCGAGAACGCCGAGCAGCGGGTCTTTGCGCAACTGGCCCGCTACAAGAAGGCCAAGGAAGCCCGCTCCGGAGACATGACCATCGGAATCCTGGGATGCATGAGCCAGCATCTGAAGGAGAGCATCACGGCGGCCCATCCCTACGTGGATCTTGTCTGCGGGCCCGACCAGTATCGCCAGTTGCCAGCTGTGATCCGCGACCTCACGGTCAGCCGTGAGCAGCAGTACATCCTGATCAACAAGGATCGCACCGAGAACTACGACCAGATCTACCCGGCCCGCAAGACCGGGGTGAATGCCTGGGTCACGGTCATGCGCGGTTGCGACAATATGTGCAGCTTCTGCATCGTGCCCTTCACCCGTGGGCGTGAACGCAGCCGCAGCATCGCCTCGGTGGTGGAAGAGTGCGTGAAGTTGGCCGGGGAGGGCTTCCGCGAAGTCACCCTGCTTGGGCAGAATGTGAACTCATACAAGGATGGCGACCAGCAATTCGCCGACCTGCTTCAGGCGGTCTCGCACGTGGATGGCATCGACAGGATTCGCTTCACCAGTCCGCACCCCAAGGACTTCAGCGACGCCATGATGGACCAGATGGCCCACAACCCCAAGGTCTGCAAGCACATGCACCTGCCCATGCAGGCCGGCAACGACCGGGTACTGGATGTCATGCGCCGACACTATACGCACGAGGAATTCGCCCAGCTGGTACAGCGTGCCCGCGAGCGGGTCCCCGGCATCGGGTTCAGCACGGACATCATCGTGGGTTTTCCCACCGAGACAGCCGAGGAGTTCGAGGATACGCTGCGGCTCGTCGAGAAGGTGCGCTTCGAAAGTGCGTTCACCTTTGAGTACAGTCCTCGCGAGGGTGCGCCCTCGGCCCGCTGGGAGGATGATGTGACGCCCGTGGAAAAGAATCGACGCCTGAGGGAATTGGTGGCCCTGCAGCAGAGCATCACCATGGAAAAGGCCGCCGAATGCGTCGGCCGCAGCTTTGAAGTCCTGCTGGAAGGCCCCAGTCGCAAGCAGGATTCCGAGCTGGTCGGACGCAGCAGCTGCAATCGGGTGGTGGTCGTGCCCGAGGACCCGCGCTGGACCGAAGGCACTCTGGTCACGGTGGCCGTGGACCGGGCTGTCAACTTCACCCTCAAGGGCTGTGTCACGGCCGTTGAAGGAATCCCTCTGGAACGCCTTCCCGCCGACTGGAAACCCCGTCCCAGGCGTGCACGCGCCTGA
- a CDS encoding RNA methyltransferase, with the protein MYPALRNLEGGHLDLKAELAAWLETLLSPERLARIERVLDQRTRKVTVVLEDLYNWQNASAALRSCEIFGLQEVHTIENRFEFRRNTHVDLGSSKWLELIRWAEPGGGNTRACLESLRSRGFRIVAASPHTPAMAPSELELDQPLALCFGTELEGLSPELLELADARVQLPMYGFTRSFNVSVSVALLLNEVIGRLHAGESTWQLEAEDRTQLRMQWMRKSITHQQALIQVWLEERGHPVDSIDPLPEDMPDRGRPRS; encoded by the coding sequence ATGTACCCAGCTTTGAGAAATCTGGAGGGGGGGCATCTGGACCTGAAAGCAGAACTGGCGGCCTGGCTGGAAACCTTGCTGAGTCCTGAACGTCTGGCACGCATCGAGCGGGTGCTGGATCAGCGCACGCGCAAGGTGACGGTCGTGTTGGAAGACCTCTACAATTGGCAGAACGCGAGCGCAGCACTTCGCAGTTGCGAGATCTTTGGACTGCAGGAGGTGCATACGATTGAAAATCGCTTCGAATTCAGGCGCAATACCCATGTGGACCTGGGCAGCAGCAAATGGCTGGAGCTGATTCGGTGGGCAGAACCCGGTGGCGGAAACACCAGGGCCTGTCTGGAATCACTTCGTTCGCGTGGCTTCCGGATCGTGGCCGCCAGCCCGCACACACCGGCGATGGCTCCCAGTGAGCTCGAGCTGGATCAGCCCCTGGCTCTCTGCTTTGGAACTGAATTGGAAGGATTGAGCCCCGAGCTGTTGGAGCTGGCCGATGCTCGAGTCCAGCTTCCGATGTACGGCTTCACACGCAGTTTCAATGTCTCGGTCAGCGTGGCCCTGTTGTTGAACGAGGTGATTGGCCGATTGCATGCCGGTGAGTCCACCTGGCAGTTGGAGGCTGAAGACCGAACCCAGTTGCGCATGCAATGGATGCGGAAGTCCATCACACATCAGCAGGCTCTGATCCAGGTCTGGCTGGAGGAGCGGGGCCATCCGGTTGATTCCATCGATCCGCTGCCCGAAGACATGCCGGACCGGGGCCGCCCACGTTCCTGA